The proteins below come from a single Eremothecium sinecaudum strain ATCC 58844 chromosome II, complete sequence genomic window:
- a CDS encoding HBR490Cp (Syntenic homolog of Eremothecium cymbalariae Ecym_5262 and Saccharomyces cerevisiae YHR136C (SPL2)): MQEHTHSKLRMSSATSSMSSFACSTLKSESDNHVTSAGREPRAGAGKRRTSFLGTLSSRVHMPGGSSPQLLAALPDLQESIFRPYNNYIDYKTTKSPPTSHSTSPFRCYTRPQLQLALQMSEQLTSEALFDEDMFDTSSDEEDATGAKIHHPRPSSAAKKSQHLLSMPYAHRHM, encoded by the coding sequence ATGCAAGAACATACTCACAGCAAACTCCGAATGAGCTCCGCGACTTCGTCAATGTCCAGCTTCGCGTGCTCTACTCTAAAGTCGGAATCGGACAATCACGTGACCTCCGCGGGTCGCGAGCCGAGAGCCGGCGCAGGGAAGCGCAGAACGTCGTTCCTGGGAACTCTCTCCAGCCGCGTGCATATGCCAGGCGGTTCGTCACCGCAGTTGCTCGCAGCCCTGCCTGACCTCCAGGAGAGCATCTTCCGTCCCTACAACAACTACATCGATTACAAAACCACCAAATCACCCCCCACATCACATTCTACGTCGCCTTTCCGCTGCTACACCCGGCCCCAACTGCAGCTCGCCCTCCAGATGTCCGAACAGCTGACCTCCGAGGCCCTTTTTGACGAGGATATGTTCGACACTAGCAGCGACGAAGAGGACGCTACTGGTGCCAAAATCCACCATCCCCGCCCGTCCAGTGCTGCCAAGAAGTCGCAGCACCTGCTTAGCATGCCTTACGCACACCGCCATATGTAA
- a CDS encoding casein kinase I homolog (Syntenic homolog of Ashbya gossypii AFR040W; Syntenic homolog of Saccharomyces cerevisiae YHR135C (YCK1) and YNL154C (YCK2)): MNNSSAIAAANTALAVNNITNTKMNISSPPPPPPPPPQQQQQQQQQQQQQHQHQHQQQQQGTIQLSHTYIQQQGGVGLPGGVGAGAAQTSNVSTVTARDDTTIVGLHFKIGKKIGEGSFGVLFEGTNMLNGVPVAIKFEPRKTEAPQLKDEYRTYKILTGTAGIPQAYYFGHEGLHNILVIDLLGPSLEDLFDWCGRRFTVKTVVQVAVQMITLIEDLHAHDLIYRDIKPDNFLIGRPDQPDANKVHLIDFGMAKLYRDPKTKQHIPYREKKSLSGTARYMSINTHLGREQSRRDDMEALGHVFFYFLRGQLPWQGLKAPNNKQKYEKIGEKKRSTNVYDLSQGLPVQFGRYLEVVRNLGFEETPDYEGYRKLLLSTLDELGQEYNGEYDWMKLNGGRGWDLAINKKPNLHGYGNPNPPNEKNRRHRNKYPQPAVAPQQLSSSQDPRYGTSQLQLQQQKLDPTSYEAYQQETQQRYAHQQQKLHSQQPLSNYQSQQQQQQLPQQVQQAQLSHKQPQTQYRSQQQAQYQFQTHSPQHGLNHKLSQQGQLGTGTVGTTAVNGQPTDLDSVASAKGFFAKMNCC; this comes from the coding sequence ATGAACAATTCTAGTGCTATAGCGGCCGCTAACACAGCTCTGGCTGTTAATAACATCACAAACACAAAGATGAATATCTCGTCACCACCTCCACCACCTCCACCCCCACCgcaacaacagcagcaacagcagcaacagcaacaacagcagcatcaGCATCAGCAtcagcaacaacaacaggGGACCATTCAACTGTCCCATACTTATATTCAGCAACAGGGAGGTGTAGGGCTTCCAGGAGGAGTGGGAGCTGGCGCTGCACAGACTTCTAACGTGTCAACTGTTACTGCTCGTGATGATACGACGATTGTGGGTTTACACTTTAAAATTGGGAAGAAAATTGGGGAAGGGTCCTTTGGTGTACTTTTTGAAGGTACTAACATGCTCAATGGTGTTCCGGTAGCGATTAAGTTTGAGCCACGGAAAACAGAAGCTCCTCAATTGAAGGATGAGTACAGGACATACAAAATTCTTACTGGAACGGCAGGTATTCCACAGGCTTACTACTTTGGCCACGAGGGATTACACAATATTCTTGTGATAGATTTGCTAGGGCCATCTTTGGAGGATCTTTTCGACTGGTGCGGACGCCGATTCACAGTGAAAACAGTAGTGCAGGTAGCCGTGCAAATGATTACCTTGATAGAGGATTTGCATGCACATGACTTAATCTACCGTGACATTAAACCTGATAACTTTTTGATAGGAAGACCCGACCAGCCCGATGCTAACAAGGTGCATTTAATCGATTTTGGGATGGCAAAGCTATACAGAGATCCGAAGACCAAACAGCATATTCCTTACCGTGAGAAGAAGTCTTTGAGTGGAACTGCTAGATACATGTCTATAAATACACATTTGGGGAGAGAGCAGAGCCGCAGAGACGATATGGAGGCGCTTGGTCACGTCTTTTTCTACTTTCTGAGGGGACAGTTACCATGGCAAGGTTTGAAAGCTCCaaataataaacaaaaGTATGAAAAGATCGGtgagaagaagagaagCACTAATGTATACGATCTATCTCAAGGCTTGCCCGTTCAATTCGGTCGCTACTTGGAAGTTGTTAGAAACTTGGGCTTTGAAGAAACCCCAGACTACGAGGGTTATCGGAAGTTGCTTTTGTCTACGTTAGACGAATTAGGCCAAGAGTACAATGGCGAATACGATTGGATGAAGTTGAATGGCGGTCGTGGTTGGGATTTAGCCATTAACAAGAAGCCAAACCTACACGGTTatggcaatccaaaccCTCCTAATGAAAAAAACAGAAGACACAGAAATAAGTACCCTCAACCTGCTGTTGCTCCTCAGCAACTATCATCTTCACAAGATCCTCGTTATGGAACTTCCCAACTGCAACTGCAACAGCAAAAACTGGATCCAACTTCCTACGAGGCCTACCAGCAAGAAACTCAACAACGTTATGCTCATCAGCAACAGAAATTGCATAGTCAACAGCCCTTGAGTAACTACCAGTCgcaacagcaacaacaacagctGCCTCAACAAGTCCAACAAGCACAGCTGTCTCATAAACAACCACAGACCCAGTACCGTTCCCAACAACAGGCGCAATATCAGTTCCAAACTCACTCTCCACAGCACGGCCTGAACCACAAACTGAGCCAACAGGGTCAACTTGGTACTGGTACAGTAGGTACTACCGCGGTAAATGGCCAACCAACTGATCTCGACTCTGTAGCATCCGCTAAGGGATTCTTTGCCAAAATGAATTGTTGTTAG
- a CDS encoding uncharacterized protein (Syntenic homolog of Ashbya gossypii AFR036C; Syntenic homolog of Saccharomyces cerevisiae YHR140W) — protein MSTVINAFSLVVTSWGLCKSINLELDPSLAKAGPKQFLTNIGAGITIINNVLAILNNWSLLPTEGLEYFSREILFPLALQTETVIAGVYWPLRLFWIHLIMHNIKDGKSPIPLPVDLSIHLVPILTLLIEYYGVRKTPFQVSAYVVWILTFIISILYNFWLKTIIDVENGQVYPYPFLSIPEPQVTFVFVGITTIGCLSFLAYKYSHPGRRTPSLKQQKLQ, from the coding sequence ATGTCAACTGTTATAAATGCATTTTCACTAGTTGTCACTAGTTGGGGCCTTTGCAAGTCGATTAATTTAGAACTAGATCCATCTTTGGCCAAAGCAGGCCCAAAGCAGTTTTTGACTAATATTGGAGCTGGTATCACAATTATCAATAATGTACTAGCAATCCTGAATAACTGGTCATTGCTTCCTACAGAAGGGTTGGAGTATTTCTCTAGGGAAATTCTCTTCCCTTTGGCATTACAAACTGAGACCGTAATTGCCGGGGTCTACTGGCCATTGAGACTGTTCTGGATTCATTTAATAATGCACAATATTAAGGACGGCAAATCACCAATTCCATTGCCAGTGGACCTAAGTATCCACCTAGTTCCTATCCTCACTCTGTTAATTGAATACTATGGAGTGAGAAAGACTCCTTTCCAAGTTTCAGCTTATGTTGTCTGGATTTTGACATTCATAATATCAATCCTATACAACTTCTGGTTAAAGACGATTATTGATGTCGAAAACGGTCAGGTTTACCCTTACCCCTTTTTGTCTATTCCGGAACCTCAGGTGACTTTTGTTTTTGTGGGAATTACTACCATAGGATGTCTATCCTTCTTGGCCTACAAATATTCTCATCCAGGAAGACGAACCCCATCCTTAAAACAGCAAAAACTGCAATAA
- the CUZ1 gene encoding Cuz1p (Syntenic homolog of Ashbya gossypii AFR041C; Syntenic homolog of Saccharomyces cerevisiae YNL155W), protein MTDKETGMLDVGEHCNFCRQIDFLPFRCTVCEYDYCALHRSKESHNCKGLKTPRVERATSAERVSYKKGNGETYFKTLLPGKAEERIKQEVPVPSNQGVKSSLRDRLIKNNNTKALDKLKRFFDKYSSKSKYKMNLTASNKTIQLATMRRNAKGDVKIPQTNRLYVWCYYIDDKEPIEHEIFISKTWPVGRALDSLLHYMKLNNAGMGTTANANERLLLYKKVKDSEWVMLEAANRVSSVITEGDALYVVRGNDVEKLVNQNR, encoded by the coding sequence ATGACTGATAAGGAGACTGGAATGCTCGATGTTGGCGAGCACTGTAATTTTTGTAGACAAATTGACTTTTTACCATTTCGCTGTACAGTATGTGAATATGATTACTGCGCTCTGCATAGAAGCAAGGAATCCCACAATTGCAAAGGTTTAAAAACGCCACGAGTCGAGCGTGCAACGTCCGCTGAGAGGGTATCCTATAAGAAGGGAAATGGAGAGACTTACTTCAAGACTTTGCTTCCGGGCAAGGCAGAAGAGCGGATTAAGCAGGAGGTTCCGGTGCCATCAAACCAAGGCGTTAAATCGTCATTGCGAGATAGGCTGATCAAAAATAACAATACGAAGGCTTTGGATAAGTTAAAGCGGTTTTTCGACAAATACAGCTCTAAATCAAAGTATAAGATGAATCTCACGGCGTCAAATAAGACCATACAGTTGGCAACAATGAGGCGAAACGCTAAAGGTGACGTAAAGATTCCACAGACAAATCGATTGTATGTGTGGTGCTACTATATAGATGATAAAGAACCCATTGAGCATGAGATATTCATCAGCAAGACATGGCCCGTGGGGAGGGCTTTGGATTCTTTATTACACTACATGAAATTAAACAACGCTGGTATGGGTACAACAGCTAATGCAAACGAAAGGTTGCTTTTGTATAAAAAAGTAAAGGATTCCGAGTGGGTTATGTTGGAAGCTGCCAATCGTGTCAGTTCAGTAATTACAGAAGGCGACGCATTGTATGTGGTTCGTGGAAATGATGTAGAGAAGTTAGTCAACCAGAATCGGTGA
- a CDS encoding uncharacterized protein (Syntenic homolog of Ashbya gossypii AFR038W; Syntenic homolog of Saccharomyces cerevisiae YHR138C): protein MKGYIIAFDKGIDNEKEMKEVKSSILSLGGQIGSDFTVINGFSFTLEENSLGQFMEEKKKHGWKFTLEEDREVHTFA from the coding sequence ATGAAAGGCTACATTATAGCCTTCGACAAGGGAATTGATAATGAGAAAGAGATGAAAGAGGTTAAGAGCTCCATTTTGTCACTTGGCGGTCAAATAGGTAGCGACTTCACGGTGATCAACGGATTCTCGTTTACATTAGAAGAGAATTCCTTGGGTCAATTTATGGAGGAGAAAAAGAAACATGGTTGGAAGTTTACGTTGGAAGAGGACCGTGAAGTGCATACATTTGCTTAG
- a CDS encoding HBR487Cp (Syntenic homolog of Ashbya gossypii AFR041W-A; Syntenic homolog of Ashbya gossypii NOHBY672; No homolog in Saccharomyces cerevisiae; Syntenic homolog of Kluyveromyces lactis KLLA0F27841g), whose amino-acid sequence MSSFDCNENGEILNVKNGNEIISKDLHTWFKSLLEGDANCWKNDTADLVKTIAKENFEQLVLTFVLLLYIWVAKL is encoded by the coding sequence ATGTCATCATTTGATTGCAACGAAAATGGAGAAATATTAAACGTGAAGAATGGAAATGAAATTATTTCGAAAGACCTGCATACGTGGTTCAAAAGTCTCCTCGAAGGAGACGCTAATTGCTGGAAGAACGATACCGCGGATTTAGTTAAGACAATAGCCAAGGAAAACTTCGAGCAGCTCGTATTGACATTTGTGCTTTTATTGTACATATGGGTGGCTAAATTGTAA
- the GIM3 gene encoding tubulin-binding prefolding complex subunit GIM3 (Syntenic homolog of Ashbya gossypii AFR039C; Syntenic homolog of Saccharomyces cerevisiae YNL153C (GIM3); 1-intron in Ashbya gossypii), whose protein sequence is MELLPQGKKNTVKVLYEDQQRINEFSKLVLKKDDITLDLERQRQEKEYLDDISMEIELIDEDDELQYKVGELFVYLKQSEVVELLEKDIEAIEQRITELENQDEEVEKKMNSLKVILYNKFGDNINLER, encoded by the exons ATGGAACTA CTCCCACAAGGTAAGAAGAACACTGTTAAAGTGCTGTACGAGGATCAGCAGAGGATCAATGAGTTCTCGAAGCTAGTGTTGAAGAAAGACGATATTACATTAGATCTTGAGCGTCAAAGACAAGAGAAAGAATACCTAGATGACATTTCTATGGAAATTGAACTGATAGACGAGGATGACGAATTGCAGTATAAAGTCGGCGAACTTTTCGTTTACCTGAAACAGAGTGAGGTTGTGGAACTGCTAGAGAAGGACATCGAGGCAATAGAACAGAGAATTACCGAGCTTGAAAACCaggatgaagaagttgaaaaaaaaatgaaCAGTTTAAAAGTAATCCTATATAATAAATTTGGCGACAATATAAACTTAGAACGCTAA